The segment CTCTTCATCATGCTTCCTCGTCTCTAACTGGGCATGCTTTCCCCCCATTTGCATGTTAGCATTTTCCTTTCTAAACTCCTTTGCATTCTCATCCAGCTGGACAAGTGTATCAACAgatagataaaatatattacCAAACAGCTAACTCAATGTACATAACATAGAGCAAAACACTGGAAAACACAATCAGTATAAACTTATCAAGCAAATTAGGACTTATTTAGTTATATGCTAGTATAGTATGTTCTAGAATTTTTTCTCAGTGTTTAGGctaataatatagaaaagaaaTCCTTATATGataactttccttattttatgcAGTCTAAACTTGTTTAGAACTTCTATGCAAGGAGCCTTCCTATGTTGTTGAACAACTAATTCAAGaaattttttctccttttaattTCCATATCTTTCATATGGTTCAGAGCCTCTACAATCATGCTACTTGGCCGCATTTTTACAGCCAAACCCCACTGACATCTCCTGAACACACTTAGCATTACTCCATGTTTTTTCCATTTATACCAGTCATTAAATTTTGGTTTAGATGAATAACTTACTTCCTTCTGTGTATTTTGATTGAGGGGGTTTACTTGATCTCTGGTCAATGCTTCTTTGTATCTTCCATTGTGGTTATGTACTCCATTGACATCTCCCTGAAAAGATTTACCAATATTTAGCTTGTTGGCATTATTACCATATCAAACCACATGGTCAACAAATTCTGGTTTCCGAAGAAGATTACTTACTTCTTGATGCGAACTGATATTTTCATTACCATGTACTTGATCTTCTCGCGGTGAATCTATGTTACTTGGAAGATCACTGTGTTCTACATTGATTGGTGATAAAATAGACGAACCAGGTGGACTGATAAGAACCACTCTCATCTTATTTTCTTGAACATATTTGCCATCATCTTTCGAAAACTACAGTTAAAGCAGTCAGAAATGGTGTAAGAGGAATGCCCTTTGAGAAATCATATAATCCACTAAGAATATACCATGGCTGACGTAATATCCTCCTCAACAGTCTCTTCTGCCACAACTGTGCATTGAACTAAGAACTTATCCTTGCATGCCATATCAGGAGGAGGTGCCTTTTGTGCCTGCATGGTCACTGCATAAAAAAAACGTTCAAACCCCTATATATTGCCTATGATCAATTGATTATCATTGCTAACAGGAACAGTATATTCAGTCAGAGGATTATTTGTAATAAAGTTTTCTCCACTACGGAGAACTGATGGAGAactgatgcatcacaatatctgtaatatatattgtatatcatCTCTCAAACAGGAATTCCTTTTGCAGCACAACAGTCAGTATTAGAGAGGGACAATCAAAGCAGGTACAACATGAGTTACGGGttgaattaaaattgaacaGAGAGGCTACTTCGTTCCGGATATTCTGTTCACACATTCATTAAATTAACAAACAACATGATATACAAGATAAGGGAGTGTCCCAAATACTAGCAAATAACATTACTTAACTCATACCGTGATTGAAATTGTTAAAACAAGAAACTGAATAGAGTCTCAAAGACATACAATCAATCAAAATTCATGTTGAGCAAGAAAGCAACAACACCTAGGAGCTTCAAACAAGAAGAGATAAGTGCATGCTTCTTTGAACTAAAGCACACATTTTTTAAATCAGTAGAAAAACACATAACACTATGGGCTTATAACATCAGATTACAATTAACATTactcacaaataaaaaagaagtgaaTCCCGAAAACCAAAGAAAGATAGAAGAGAAGCAACCAAGGGAAGAAGTATAAAGAGAACTGAAGCATATCTGGAGAAGAATTCTAATACTCCGATAACCCAATTATgtcctctctttttttctctttttcatctGTTAATGTCAAATTCAAATAAGCAATGGCTGCTGACTCAATTTGCTttgcatttttatataaaatgactGTTTCGTTGGCTGGTTTTTGTTCAGGAACATGAGTTAGCCTTTGTTCTTGCACTGAAAGCTACCCAAGCAATGCAAAACGCCAAGATTCACAGCACTGAGTATTTCAGTCCTTAAGTGTGCCTTTAACCATACAAAACATTGATTTTTCTAATAACTAAATCCCCAGGACCACTGGTGCACAGTTCAAAACTCAGTAGACAACTGGTCCATCCGTGTCTACCCTTTGTCACTTAAATACCAGGATATTGTCTGAGGCAGGGTTCCACAACCCATGACGTACACCTCACCCACATACGTCAAATGTTGCACCCACTAGAACAAAGCCCAAGCGCCGAGATCAGAACACTGGTTGGTTTGAACCCGTGATGTGCACCTAACCCACACATCACATGTTGTGCTCTTACAACTAGACAAAAGGCATGGGTATCACAGCATTGGTTGGTTATTcgtcttattatatttttcatgttcaGTCTATCTAGTCATTTCTTTCTATGTAGTACATGAGCTTTCTCTAGTGAAGAAAAGGAAGAGCACCTCCATTAAAATCAATTCCATGTAAATTCCCAAAGCTTATTTAGTTTAGGCTTATATTAGCATCCATCCTTACCACTTCAAAATGACCCTAGTACATAACACTGAACATTCAATTCTAGCTGTCAATTCCTCTTTCATATGAAAGGAACACTAGGATTCTCTATCCATTTGATAgcataaacaaataattaaaaaatgatttatgaATTGCCTCTTGCAATACTAACTATCATTCCAGACCATCATGCAGACAAGTGATCATTGAAAAGGTTTACCTATGCTGAAGTGGTGGTAATCTCCATTACAGAACGCACCAGAACTACTACTTGTACCAAGAATAATGCGACATTCTTAAGTTGTATTTACTACTACAAGAAATTTAATGATTTGTCATAGATCTAACTCAAAACACAGGTATGGATGTGCATATGCTGCCATCACGAAGAATTGTTCTTACCTGTAAAATCACAGGATGCTCTTGGCTTAATAGTTCCTGTATTTGGTCTAACACAATATTTCTTTGGACTAGTAGTCTTGACCTGTTTAATTCCAACATGATACTTATCAACCTCCATATAATTCCAAAAAAGCACtcaactaaaacaaaaaatacataCCTTAAAAGCAACATGATTTTGGGACTTATTGATTAGTCGAATAGTGCAAGAGCTTTGCTTCTTGGGTTCAACTGCAAGGAAAAATCCAACACCAATTCAGCAACAATATCCTTCCCAGAATTTATACAACAAAACTTTCATTATAAACCAACCCTTTCCCCACcccacacacaaaaaaagaaagaaagaaaaactaagaTGAAAACAATGAAAAGTGGATGCACATGAGCACTAGACCATCATTGGCGGGGCCACCTTAGGCGAAGGGTGGTTTGGTGCACACCCTTCGCCGGAAATTATATGGTGTCAGAGGTTAAGTATTAGTTATTATGACTTATGAGTGTATATTCAATCACACCCTTAACATAACAAGTGTAAATCGAACCAAAAGGCTCCACCTCATCAACAAAAGCTCTTATTAGAATAATTAAATCTGTCTCTTATCCATACCAATCCTTCAGTCTGATCAAGTTGTAGTATGATTGCACAGCTCATAGCaagtgttatttatttatttttttaaactaaactaCACATGTAAGCAAGCAGCATTAACTGGAATATGGGAAAAAACTTACATGTGAACTGGAGTTCCCTTGGTGCAATTTCCACCAGGTCGGAATACATGGCTATTTTGTTTATCTTAAAATTCAATCCAAATTAACAGATATCACCTCCTGCAAgcaaaaaagaaatcaaaatagcAAAAAACATCCATAtttaaatcaacaaaaatacacGCAACCTAAAAGTAACAACGAACAAAAAGATACCATAATACAACTATTGTATGTCCGCGTAAGAATCTCATAAAAATATGTGCATGCCAGTAAGGAAAATGAGCATCAAAtccaatacataaaaaaaaaaattgatccggaGTTTCCCATCAGACTCATGATTCAGCGTCTACAGAAGAAACGACAACGTTTTAGAAATCGTAATTttgagagagagggagagagaacTCACCGGAGCTTCCAATGAATGATGATAATGGAAGAGGAATCAATCTTGGAATTGAATATAACGTTACTTTTGGGACCTCCTCTGATCAATGGTATcacctctctctctctatctttcTTAGAGAAGAACAAATGATGCAGAGAGAGAGAAAGCAACGTGCATTGTATGCATAGATAAATCGATGAACCCTAGGATATgaagaggagagagagagagaatttttGGTTGTTCGGTGATCAGaaacagagagagagagtagaGGGGGGAAGTGTGAATTGCGTAAAAGGGTTCACCGAAAGGGTCCGAACTGGGGCTATCGAACCGGACCGcttcttttatatataatataatcgACGTAATTTTATAATTAGCGAGAACTTAAAATTGATCAACTACATAACATTTAATCATAATTCTTAATTCTTGTAAAACTATAAATgagtcatattttatttaataaccTCTTTCCAAAATTACTTCagatattttgtatttttattatatttacaattgatttatatgtaatatatgaTTACTTTGGATAGAAGTGATAAAGAATTACCTCATGAAAAAATGTGATCCATCGTATTCTCTTAGTTTTGTCCAGTcgatttttttctattttaatcgATATAATTCATCTATAccacatatttaaaattaaaataaatatataatttaatctgatcaaacaaaaatacgtattatctctttttttggaaattttatttGCATccgtaattaaaaaaaattgttaagtaatttcattaatcataagaaacaaactaaaatattaaattgattataGTTGGGAGATAAATTAAGGTCTATcgtaattcaaattttcaatctaaataacttttaaataaatttgctAATTTATTTTGATCGGCCTAAATTCAGTTTAACCTATCCATATACCACCCTTAAACTCCAATATCACAAGCAAATAATCGTGACTTTCATGTTTTTAAAGAATAAGAAATGTCACATTCAATAAACGAATAATTGTGACTCAAATTCAaaatgtatttttgaaaaatattggtATCAGTAATctaaaacaacataattatCAGGAGTGAAATTAATAATGTGCATCAAAATATctactttaaataaaaataaataatatttaataaatatatcaagcTAAATATTATAAACATCGTTCTTGCAATATAACGTTGGATATTTGTTTTACATAAACTTTAGATGTcactttcaaataaattatatgtgCTTTTAGGTTAAAAGGACCTTTTTGATgactttatatttaaattttttgttagtaTTTCAATAGTTCATTCTTGATGAATGTCCTTTCAACATTTGACTCTTCAACCAATatctttttaaattgaaaacttttcttttaaaaaatgaacaaataattaacaaaaggTTGAACTTTTTGTGTCATGGTGCTTCTATCAACCAAGttcctttcaaaaaaaaaataaaattccaaaTGTTCCTACCAAAAATTATTCTAACttttcacaaaaagaaaaataatatcataaagcTTAATTATATGATCTTTTCCTAATATTGAAGTTTGCCTAAAAGTGATCACACATTTTACAATAAGAACTCCAAAATAAgtcaattttcttcttatttaaaaGAACTAACTTGGTTCTTGCAGAACCATTGaagtatgaaaattataaatggtacttatgaatttttttaatttcttatttgatGTCCGACACTCGTATATTTTAGATCAGATCATAAATGTTGGCTTGATTGTCCCTATAAACCCCCTTATCATGTGTGTATGTAGAAAGAAATTATtagattgtttttatttataaaaaaaaatagtatctcCAATcgttttcttttttccttcaatGTGACTCAATCATTTAATTTGAGcaactttatttaaaaaaagaaggcaGAGAAATTAAAGCAATGTTTAATTATTCACTCCATTAAAttaaagattaagaaaaaaatattttaatttctctccATATGATTcactaatcaaaataaaaaaaaaattgaaaagaaaaagaagccaGTGCATGATCACCAACAACTTTGATGCAAATTAAATTACTCTCTTTGTAagtaagtaataataatatgtgGTTTTGTATAAACACATGCAACAAATATAGGTGGGGCAACTTTTACTTTACattgaataatgaaaatgaaatatcaCCTGTGGAGTAGGCTGGGAATTTATTTTTAGCCAaatgaaattagaaaaaaaactaCCAATTTTTGCATACATTATGCAAACAGAATTGATTCTTCAAGTTTCCTCTTATCTCTTATCTTTTCAACAATATGGGTTTAATTGGGTATGGGACCAAACCTTGAGATGCTTCATCTTGTTTTgtctttgtcttttttttaatcttaacactatattcaaaat is part of the Solanum lycopersicum chromosome 1, SLM_r2.1 genome and harbors:
- the LOC101251624 gene encoding vesicle-associated protein 2-2 — protein: MYSDLVEIAPRELQFTFEPKKQSSCTIRLINKSQNHVAFKVKTTSPKKYCVRPNTGTIKPRASCDFTVTMQAQKAPPPDMACKDKFLVQCTVVAEETVEEDITSAMFSKDDGKYVQENKMRVVLISPPGSSILSPINVEHSDLPSNIDSPREDQVHGNENISSHQEGDVNGVHNHNGRYKEALTRDQVNPLNQNTQKELDENAKEFRKENANMQMGGKHAQLETRKHDEEMDLVKDVTSMKSKITELERKLSEAKDTISKLTEERKSTAQERESLQRELVMLTSKKGGRKVRVGFPLLYVVTVAFISMVFGYLLHY